Proteins found in one Miscanthus floridulus cultivar M001 chromosome 4, ASM1932011v1, whole genome shotgun sequence genomic segment:
- the LOC136552932 gene encoding probable calcium-binding protein CML32, producing the protein MDTNQGVVAVVKPALAKGTPSASFRLRNGSLNAVRLRRVFDLFDRNGDGEITVDELAQALDALGLDADRAGLAATVGAYVPDGAVGLRFEDFDKLHRALGDAFFGALADQQDDAAAAGADGGKGGEEDEQEMREAFKVFDVDGDGFISAAELQEVLKKLGLPEASSMANVREMICNVDRDSDGRVDFGEFKCMMQGITVWGA; encoded by the coding sequence ATGGACACGAACCAGggcgtggtggcggtggtgaagCCGGCGCTGGCGAAGGGGACACCGTCGGCGTCGTTCCGGCTCCGCAACGGGAGCCTGAACGCGGTGCGCCTCCGCCGCGTGTTCGACCTGTTCGACCGCAACGGGGACGGCGAGATCACGGTGGACGAGCTGGCGCAGGCGCTGGACGCGCTGGGCCTGGACGCCGACCGCGCCGGCCTGGCCGCCACCGTCGGCGCCTACGTGCCCGACGGCGCCGTGGGCCTCCGCTTCGAGGACTTCGACAAGCTCCACCGCGCGCTCGGGGACGCTTTCTTCGGCGCGCTCGCGGACCAGCAggacgacgccgccgccgccggggcggACGGCGGCAAGggcggcgaggaggacgagcaggagATGCGGGAGGCGTTCAAGGTCTTCGACGTCGACGGCGACGGCTTCATCTCCGCCGCCGAGCTGCAGGAGGTGCTCAAGAAGCTGGGACTCCCCGAGGCCAGCAGCATGGCCAACGTCCGGGAGATGATCTGCAACGTCGACCGCGACAGCGACGGACGCGTCGACTTCGGCGAGTTCAAGTGCATGATGCAGGGGATAACCGTCTGGGGCGCCTGA